A single window of Dermacentor albipictus isolate Rhodes 1998 colony chromosome 1, USDA_Dalb.pri_finalv2, whole genome shotgun sequence DNA harbors:
- the LOC135902998 gene encoding uncharacterized protein isoform X1, with protein sequence MKSTALLCGLLLVNAAKAGFLGGGGGGGLGGGGYGGGGYGGGGYSGGGYGGGGYGGGGLGGGYSGGGYSGGGYGGGGYGGGGYGGGGYGGGGGHTSTYLVRTVSRTHGGGGGGLGGGYGGGLGGYGGGGYGGGGYGGGGYGGGGYGGYSGGGYSGGLGGFGGGGYGGGGSGGAAKVIIIKGGGGGGVGGGLGGGYGGYGGGLGGLGGASYGGGGYGGGGYGGGGYGGGGHHGGWH encoded by the exons ATGAAGTCTACG GCTCTCCTTTGCGGTCTCCTGCTAGTCAACGCCGCTAAAGCTGGCTTCCTAGGCGGAGGTGGCGGCGGTGGTCTCGGAGGCGGCGGATACGGCGGCGGAGGATACGGCGGCGGAGGATACAGCGGCGGAGGATACGGCGGTGGTGGCTATGGCGGTGGTGGCCTCGGCGGAGGATACAGCGGCGGAGGATACAGCGGTGGTGGCTATGGAGGCGGCGGCTACGGAGGCGGTGGCTATGGAGGAGGTGGCTACggcggcggaggcggccacaCATCCACCTATCTGGTGCGCACCGTGAGCAGAACGCACGGTGGAGGCGGCGGTGGCCTCGGCGGCGGGTACGGTGGCGGCCTCGGAGGTTACGGAGGCGGAGGCTACGGCGGTGGAGGCTACGGCGGCGGAGGCTATGGCGGCGGCGGATATGGAGGCTACAGTGGCGGCGGATACAGCGGTGGACTTGGTGGCTTCGGAGGTGGTGGCTACGGCGGTGGAGGATCTGGTGGCGCCGCCAAGGTGATCATCAtcaagggaggaggaggaggcggagtCGGCGGCGGACTCGGCGGCGGATACGGTGGATACGGCGGCGGCTTGGGAGGACTGGGAGGAGCCAGCTACGGCGGAGGCGGATACGGTGGGGGTGGATATGGTGGTGGCGGATACGGTGGCGGGGGCCACCACGGCGGCTGGCACTAA
- the LOC135902998 gene encoding uncharacterized protein isoform X2 — protein sequence MKSTALLCGLLLVNAAKAGFLGGGGGGGLGGGGYGGGGYGGGGYSGGGYGGGGYGGGGYGGGGYGGGGYGGGGGHTSTYLVRTVSRTHGGGGGGLGGGYGGGLGGYGGGGYGGGGYGGGGYGGGGYGGYSGGGYSGGLGGFGGGGYGGGGSGGAAKVIIIKGGGGGGVGGGLGGGYGGYGGGLGGLGGASYGGGGYGGGGYGGGGYGGGGHHGGWH from the exons ATGAAGTCTACG GCTCTCCTTTGCGGTCTCCTGCTAGTCAACGCCGCTAAAGCTGGCTTCCTAGGCGGAGGTGGCGGCGGTGGTCTCGGAGGCGGCGGATACGGCGGCGGAGGATACGGCGGCGGAGGATACAGCGGCGGAGGATACGGCGGTGGTGGCTATGGCG GCGGCGGCTACGGAGGCGGTGGCTATGGAGGAGGTGGCTACggcggcggaggcggccacaCATCCACCTATCTGGTGCGCACCGTGAGCAGAACGCACGGTGGAGGCGGCGGTGGCCTCGGCGGCGGGTACGGTGGCGGCCTCGGAGGTTACGGAGGCGGAGGCTACGGCGGTGGAGGCTACGGCGGCGGAGGCTATGGCGGCGGCGGATATGGAGGCTACAGTGGCGGCGGATACAGCGGTGGACTTGGTGGCTTCGGAGGTGGTGGCTACGGCGGTGGAGGATCTGGTGGCGCCGCCAAGGTGATCATCAtcaagggaggaggaggaggcggagtCGGCGGCGGACTCGGCGGCGGATACGGTGGATACGGCGGCGGCTTGGGAGGACTGGGAGGAGCCAGCTACGGCGGAGGCGGATACGGTGGGGGTGGATATGGTGGTGGCGGATACGGTGGCGGGGGCCACCACGGCGGCTGGCACTAA